The following proteins are encoded in a genomic region of Mycobacterium kiyosense:
- a CDS encoding acetyl-CoA acetyltransferase (frameshifted, insertion at around 3017729), translating to MVLISGAETWRTRTGLKKLGRRLVWTEQDASVPMPRIAGEDVPMAGDAEIKIKLDRPAYVYPIFEQALRIAGGESVEDHARRVSELWARFNAVAVDNPNAWIRRAVSAEEIRRPGPQNRMISWPYTKLMNSNNMVDQGASLILTSVEQARRLGVPAERWVYPYSGTDAHDTSAIAERGELHRSPAIRIGGARALELAGVGIDDVDYVDLYSCFPSAVQVAANELGLPLDDPERPLTVTGGLTFAGGPWNNYVTHSIATMAELLAANPGRRGLITANGGYLTKHSFGVYGTDPPAGFAWEDVQAAVDREPTTTGLVDWEGVGTVEAWTTPFDRDGRPEKAFLAVRTPDGARALAVITDAAAAAATVAEDIAGAKVAVAADGSATLR from the coding sequence GTGGTGCTGATCTCGGGCGCCGAAACCTGGCGCACCCGGACCGGTCTGAAGAAGCTGGGCCGCCGGCTGGTGTGGACCGAGCAGGACGCCTCGGTGCCGATGCCCCGGATCGCCGGCGAGGACGTGCCGATGGCCGGCGACGCCGAGATCAAGATCAAGCTGGACCGGCCGGCGTACGTCTACCCGATCTTCGAGCAGGCGCTGCGCATCGCCGGCGGGGAATCCGTCGAGGACCACGCCCGGCGCGTCAGCGAACTGTGGGCGCGGTTCAACGCGGTGGCCGTCGACAACCCCAACGCCTGGATCCGCCGGGCGGTCAGCGCCGAGGAGATCCGCCGGCCGGGCCCGCAGAACCGGATGATCAGCTGGCCCTACACCAAGCTGATGAACTCCAACAATATGGTCGACCAGGGCGCGTCGCTGATCCTGACCTCGGTCGAACAGGCCCGGCGGCTGGGGGTGCCTGCTGAGCGCTGGGTCTACCCCTACTCTGGCACCGACGCGCACGACACCTCGGCGATCGCCGAGCGGGGCGAACTGCACCGTTCGCCGGCGATCCGGATCGGCGGAGCGCGGGCCCTGGAGCTGGCCGGTGTGGGCATCGACGACGTCGACTACGTCGATCTCTACTCCTGCTTCCCGTCCGCGGTCCAGGTCGCGGCCAACGAACTCGGCTTGCCCCTCGACGATCCGGAGCGCCCGCTGACGGTCACCGGCGGGCTGACGTTTGCCGGTGGCCCTTGGAACAACTACGTCACGCATTCCATCGCGACCATGGCCGAGTTGCTGGCCGCGAATCCGGGCCGGCGCGGCCTGATCACCGCCAACGGCGGCTATTTGACCAAGCACAGTTTCGGCGTGTACGGCACCGACCCGCCGGCCGGGTTCGCGTGGGAGGACGTGCAGGCGGCGGTGGACCGCGAACCCACCACGACCGGCCTGGTCGACTGGGAGGGTGTCGGGACCGTGGAGGCCTGGACCACCCCCTTCGACCGGGACGGCCGGCCCGAGAAGGCGTTCCTGGCGGTGCGTACGCCGGACGGAGCGCGTGCCCTGGCCGTGATCACCGATGCCGCGGCGGCCGCCGCGACCGTCGCGGAGGACATCGCCGGCGCCAAAGTCGCCGTCGCCGCCGACGGCTCCGCGACCCTGCGGTAA
- a CDS encoding N-acetyltransferase, with protein sequence MWQSAYRGLIDQAFLDGLTPEARARRYTFGQPGIRMPVTLVAVRDATISGFVTFGLCRDEDSTGEVMAIYVDPSQLGTGVGRLLIEAARERLRGLGVSGAVLWVLEANTLARRFYERDGWAPDGARRTAVYGDGPVVEVRYRRTPV encoded by the coding sequence ATGTGGCAGTCGGCCTACCGCGGCCTGATCGACCAGGCGTTTCTCGACGGCCTCACCCCCGAGGCGCGGGCCCGCCGCTACACCTTCGGACAGCCCGGCATCCGGATGCCGGTCACCCTGGTCGCCGTGCGCGACGCAACCATCAGCGGCTTTGTCACGTTTGGGCTGTGTCGGGACGAGGACTCCACGGGTGAGGTGATGGCGATCTACGTCGACCCGTCGCAGTTGGGCACCGGCGTCGGCCGGTTGCTGATCGAGGCCGCGCGCGAGCGCTTGCGCGGGCTCGGGGTCAGCGGCGCGGTCTTGTGGGTGCTGGAAGCGAACACCCTCGCCCGGCGGTTCTATGAGCGTGACGGCTGGGCGCCCGACGGTGCGCGCCGCACCGCGGTCTACGGTGACGGCCCGGTGGTGGAGGTGCGCTACCGCCGCACACCCGTCTAG
- a CDS encoding hypothetical protein (frameshifted, deletion at around 3019007), whose product MADTASVAAKVGGKVIVITGGARGIGLATATALHKLGAKVAIGDIDETTVKESGADLGLEVYGRLDVTDPASFSDFLDQVERQLGPIDVLINNAGIMPVGRIIDEPDAVTRRILDINVYGVILGSKLAAQRMVPRNRGHVINVASLAPGNCTSSGWPPTLPASTPCWHSPTRPGWSTARTVCTSRPCCRPSSTPN is encoded by the coding sequence ATGGCAGACACGGCATCGGTTGCCGCCAAAGTCGGCGGCAAGGTCATCGTCATCACCGGCGGCGCCCGCGGCATCGGGCTGGCGACGGCCACCGCGCTGCACAAACTGGGCGCCAAGGTCGCCATCGGCGACATCGACGAGACCACGGTCAAGGAGTCCGGCGCCGACCTCGGCCTCGAGGTGTACGGCAGGCTCGACGTCACCGACCCGGCCTCGTTCTCGGATTTCCTGGACCAGGTCGAGCGTCAACTCGGCCCGATCGACGTGCTGATCAACAACGCGGGCATCATGCCGGTCGGACGGATCATCGACGAGCCCGATGCCGTCACCCGCCGCATCCTGGACATCAACGTCTACGGCGTGATCCTGGGCAGCAAGCTCGCGGCCCAGCGCATGGTCCCCCGCAACCGCGGCCACGTCATCAACGTGGCGTCGCTGGCCCCGGGGAACTGCACATCGTCGGGTTGGCCACCTACGTTGCCAGCAAGCACGCCGTGCTGGCATTCACCGACTCGGCCCGGCTGGAGTACCGCCCGTACGGTGTGCACTTCTCGGCCGTGCTGCCGACCTTCGTCAACACCGAATTAG
- a CDS encoding hypothetical protein (frameshifted, deletion at around 3019013), translated as MLAFTDSARLEYRPYGVHFSAVLPTFVNTELVSGTPGMKGFRNAEPTEIADAIVGLVAHPKPRVRVTKAAGAMVVSQKFWPRRLAEGLNRLLGGEHVFTEDVDVEKRRAYEARARGEEQDT; from the coding sequence GTGCTGGCATTCACCGACTCGGCCCGGCTGGAGTACCGCCCGTACGGTGTGCACTTCTCGGCCGTGCTGCCGACCTTCGTCAACACCGAATTAGTCTCTGGCACACCGGGAATGAAGGGTTTCCGCAACGCCGAGCCGACCGAGATCGCCGACGCGATCGTCGGACTGGTGGCCCATCCCAAGCCGCGGGTGCGGGTCACCAAGGCGGCCGGCGCGATGGTGGTGTCGCAGAAATTCTGGCCGCGCCGACTCGCCGAGGGACTCAACCGGCTCTTGGGCGGCGAACACGTCTTCACCGAAGACGTCGACGTCGAAAAACGCCGCGCCTACGAGGCCCGCGCCCGCGGCGAGGAGCAGGACACGTAA
- the xfp gene encoding putative phosphoketolase, with protein sequence MSPETATAATPAILSDDELALIDSYWRAANYYLSVGQIYLLDNPMLAEPLAAEHVKPRLLGHWGTTPGLNLLYVHLNRIIRNRDANVIYITGPGHGGPGLVANAYLEGTYSEVYTGVEEDTEGLRKLFRQFSFPGGIPSHVAAQTPGSIHEGGELGYALVHAFGAAFDNPDLVVACVVGDGEAETGPLAAGWHSNKFLNPAVDGAVLPILHLNGYKIANPTVLARIPEAELEALMRGYGYRPITVAGDDPADVHQQLAAALDDAFDSIGAIQAAARSGESTERPVWPMIVLRTPKGWTGPKVVDGQQVEGTWRSHQVPLAGTHENPEHRAQLEQWLRSYRPEELFDGDGALRADLKAIAPQGDRRMSANPHANGGLLLHDLDLPDFRDYAVPVERPATQTHEATRVLGTFLRDVITRNLDRFRLMGPDETASNRLGAVFESTDKVWLSRTDPDEDAGTHLAPDGRVMEVLSEHLCQGWLEGYLLTGRHGLFNCYEAFVHIVDSMFNQHAKWLSTSRELPWRRPIASLNYLLSSHVWRQDHNGASHQDPGFIDLVANKRSEVVRVYLPPDGNTLLSVADHCLRSRDYINVIVAGKQPALSYLSMDEAILHCTRGLGIWQWASTAVGEPDVVLACAGDIPTLETLAAADILRRELPQLQVRVVNVVDLMRLQPEAEHPHGLSDKEFDALFTRDKPIIFAYHGYPWLIHRLTYRRTNHGELHVRGFKERGTTTTPFDMVMLNDLDRFHLVIDVIDRVDGLASQAAELRQRMVDARLSARRYTREHGEDDPQISGWTWGPTE encoded by the coding sequence ATGAGCCCAGAAACCGCAACTGCTGCCACGCCCGCGATCCTCTCCGACGACGAACTGGCCCTCATCGACTCCTACTGGCGAGCCGCGAACTACTACCTCTCGGTCGGCCAGATCTACCTGCTGGACAATCCGATGCTGGCCGAACCCCTGGCCGCCGAACACGTCAAACCCCGCCTGCTGGGCCACTGGGGCACCACACCCGGACTCAACCTGCTCTACGTCCACCTCAACCGGATCATCCGCAACCGCGACGCCAACGTCATCTACATCACCGGACCCGGGCACGGCGGCCCCGGACTGGTGGCCAACGCCTACCTCGAAGGCACCTACAGCGAGGTCTACACCGGCGTCGAGGAAGACACCGAAGGCCTGCGCAAGCTGTTCCGGCAGTTCTCCTTCCCCGGCGGCATCCCCAGCCACGTCGCGGCCCAGACGCCGGGGTCGATCCATGAGGGCGGCGAACTCGGCTACGCGCTGGTACACGCCTTCGGCGCGGCCTTCGACAACCCCGACCTGGTGGTCGCCTGCGTCGTCGGTGACGGGGAGGCCGAGACCGGCCCGCTTGCCGCCGGCTGGCATTCCAACAAATTCCTCAACCCGGCCGTGGACGGCGCGGTGCTGCCCATCCTGCATCTCAACGGCTACAAGATCGCCAATCCGACGGTGCTGGCCCGCATCCCGGAAGCCGAACTCGAGGCGCTGATGCGCGGGTACGGCTACCGCCCGATCACGGTCGCCGGCGACGATCCCGCCGACGTGCACCAGCAGCTGGCCGCCGCCCTGGACGACGCGTTCGACTCGATCGGCGCGATTCAGGCCGCCGCGCGCTCCGGCGAGTCGACCGAGCGCCCGGTGTGGCCGATGATCGTGCTGCGCACCCCCAAGGGCTGGACCGGGCCCAAGGTCGTCGACGGCCAGCAGGTGGAGGGCACCTGGCGCTCCCACCAGGTGCCGCTGGCCGGCACACACGAGAACCCCGAGCACCGCGCGCAGCTGGAACAGTGGCTGCGCAGCTACCGGCCCGAGGAGCTGTTCGACGGCGACGGCGCGTTGCGGGCCGATTTGAAAGCCATTGCCCCGCAGGGCGATCGACGAATGAGCGCCAACCCGCACGCCAACGGCGGGCTGTTGCTGCACGACCTGGACCTGCCGGACTTCCGCGATTATGCGGTGCCCGTCGAGCGGCCCGCGACACAGACGCACGAGGCCACCCGGGTGCTGGGCACCTTCCTGCGCGACGTGATCACCCGCAACCTGGACCGGTTCCGGCTGATGGGCCCCGACGAGACCGCCTCCAACCGGCTGGGCGCGGTATTCGAGTCCACCGACAAGGTGTGGCTGTCGCGGACCGACCCCGACGAGGATGCGGGGACGCATCTCGCGCCGGACGGCCGGGTGATGGAAGTGCTGTCCGAGCACCTGTGCCAGGGCTGGCTGGAAGGCTATCTGTTGACCGGCCGGCACGGGTTGTTCAACTGCTACGAGGCGTTCGTGCACATCGTCGACTCGATGTTCAACCAGCACGCGAAGTGGTTGTCGACCAGCCGGGAGCTGCCCTGGCGGCGGCCGATCGCGTCGCTGAACTACCTGCTGAGTTCGCACGTGTGGCGCCAGGACCACAACGGCGCGTCGCACCAGGACCCGGGATTCATCGATCTGGTGGCCAACAAGCGCTCCGAGGTGGTGCGGGTGTACCTGCCGCCGGACGGCAACACGCTGCTCTCGGTGGCCGATCACTGCCTGCGCAGCCGCGACTACATCAACGTGATCGTGGCCGGCAAGCAGCCCGCGCTGTCCTATCTGTCGATGGACGAGGCGATCCTGCACTGCACACGGGGGCTGGGGATCTGGCAGTGGGCCAGCACGGCGGTCGGTGAGCCCGACGTGGTGTTGGCCTGCGCCGGCGACATTCCGACCTTGGAGACGCTGGCGGCCGCCGACATCCTGCGCCGCGAGCTGCCGCAGCTGCAGGTGCGGGTGGTCAACGTCGTGGACCTGATGCGCCTGCAGCCGGAGGCAGAACATCCACATGGCTTGTCGGACAAGGAATTCGACGCCCTGTTCACCCGCGACAAGCCCATCATCTTCGCCTATCACGGCTACCCCTGGCTGATCCACCGGCTCACCTACCGTCGGACCAACCACGGGGAGCTGCATGTACGCGGCTTCAAGGAGCGCGGCACCACGACGACACCGTTCGACATGGTGATGCTCAACGACCTGGACCGGTTCCACCTGGTGATCGATGTAATCGACCGGGTCGATGGGTTGGCGAGTCAGGCGGCCGAGTTGCGCCAGCGGATGGTGGACGCGCGGTTGTCGGCCCGCCGCTACACCCGCGAGCACGGCGAGGACGACCCGCAAATCAGCGGCTGGACCTGGGGTCCGACCGAATAA
- a CDS encoding MOSC domain-containing protein, translated as MRMPKVLSVNVARARRNPDPRAASRVTGIDKLPAAGPVEVRAPGPMRGGSGSGLAGDTIGNRKLHGGDDQAVYAYAREDLDFWQAQLQREITAGMFGENLTTHGIEVTDALIGERWQVGSDGLLLEVSAPRTPCRTFAAFLELDRWIKTFTQAGKPGAYLRVIHPGTVCAGDSIRIAYRPDHDVTVALAFRAKMTEPDLLPRLLAADALSAELKMLARRRSPQAN; from the coding sequence GTGCGGATGCCGAAGGTCCTGTCCGTCAACGTGGCCCGGGCCCGCCGCAATCCCGACCCCCGCGCGGCATCCCGGGTGACCGGCATCGACAAGCTGCCGGCCGCCGGTCCCGTCGAGGTCCGCGCCCCCGGCCCGATGCGGGGCGGCTCGGGCAGCGGCCTGGCCGGCGACACGATCGGCAACCGCAAACTGCACGGCGGTGACGACCAGGCCGTCTACGCCTACGCCCGCGAAGACCTCGACTTCTGGCAAGCGCAGCTGCAGCGCGAAATCACCGCCGGGATGTTCGGCGAAAACCTGACCACCCACGGCATCGAGGTGACCGATGCGCTTATCGGCGAACGCTGGCAGGTGGGCTCCGACGGCTTACTGCTGGAGGTCAGCGCACCCCGGACACCCTGCCGCACCTTCGCGGCCTTTCTGGAGCTCGACCGGTGGATCAAGACATTCACGCAGGCCGGCAAGCCGGGCGCCTATCTCAGGGTGATCCATCCAGGTACGGTCTGCGCCGGCGACTCGATCCGGATCGCCTACCGGCCCGATCACGACGTCACCGTGGCCCTGGCCTTTCGCGCCAAGATGACCGAGCCCGACTTGCTTCCCCGGCTACTGGCCGCCGATGCGCTGTCGGCCGAGCTGAAGATGCTCGCGCGCCGCCGTTCGCCACAAGCGAACTGA
- a CDS encoding abortive infection protein, translating into MQNQACGQGGQSDASVVSQPERFRLYFDIAVVVAVLVTTNLVAHFTTPWAGIATVPAAAVGLVVLVRWRGLGWAELGLGREHWKSGMGYALAAVGLVLSVIAVGVLLPVTRPMFLNNHYATVSGALIASMVIIPLQTVIPEELAFRGVLHGALDRAWGFRGVALAGSLLFGLWHIATSLGLTSNNVGFTHLFGGGVFGMMAGVTMAVLATGAAGFVFSWLRRRSGSLIAPIALHWSLNGMGALAAALVWHLST; encoded by the coding sequence GTGCAGAATCAGGCTTGCGGACAGGGCGGTCAGAGCGATGCGTCAGTTGTTTCGCAACCAGAGCGCTTTCGCCTCTATTTCGACATCGCCGTCGTCGTCGCGGTGTTGGTGACCACCAACCTGGTCGCGCACTTCACCACCCCATGGGCCGGCATCGCGACCGTCCCCGCCGCCGCCGTCGGCCTGGTGGTCCTGGTCCGCTGGCGCGGTCTGGGCTGGGCTGAACTCGGTCTGGGCCGCGAACACTGGAAATCCGGCATGGGCTACGCCTTGGCCGCCGTGGGGCTGGTGCTGTCGGTGATCGCGGTCGGCGTGCTTCTTCCGGTGACCCGGCCGATGTTCCTGAACAATCACTACGCGACGGTCTCCGGCGCCCTGATCGCCTCGATGGTGATCATCCCGCTGCAGACCGTGATCCCCGAGGAGCTCGCCTTCCGCGGCGTGCTGCATGGCGCGTTGGACCGGGCCTGGGGATTCCGCGGTGTCGCGCTGGCCGGCTCGCTGCTGTTCGGGCTGTGGCACATCGCGACGTCGCTCGGATTGACCAGCAACAACGTGGGATTCACCCACCTGTTCGGGGGTGGCGTCTTCGGCATGATGGCGGGCGTGACGATGGCGGTGCTGGCAACTGGGGCGGCTGGCTTCGTGTTCAGCTGGCTACGACGGCGCAGCGGCAGCTTGATCGCGCCGATCGCGCTGCACTGGTCGCTCAACGGGATGGGTGCGCTGGCCGCCGCGCTGGTCTGGCACCTGTCGACCTGA
- the adhA gene encoding putative alcohol dehydrogenase AdhA, which produces MPAQTPSMMTAWQVRRPGPMDTKPLERVSVEVPRPGPADLLVRVLACGVCRTDLHVTEGDLPVHRPRVTPGHEVVGEVVEVGPEAGADFKAGDRVGIAWLRHTCGECKYCRRGDENLCPHSRYTGWDADGGYAEFTTVPADFAHHLPAGYSDTELAPLLCAGIIGYRSLLRAELPPGGRLGLYGFGGSAHITAQVALAQGAEVHVMTRGDEARELALALGAASAQGAADPPPVPLDAAILFAPVGELVLPALAALDRGGTLSVAGIHLSDIPTLNYQRHLFQERQLRSVTSNTRADARAFLDFAAHHHIEVTTPEYPLGQADQALGDLSSGRIAGAAVLLV; this is translated from the coding sequence ATGCCCGCACAGACGCCATCCATGATGACCGCGTGGCAGGTGCGCCGGCCCGGGCCGATGGACACCAAGCCGCTGGAGCGAGTCAGCGTCGAGGTTCCGCGGCCCGGGCCGGCTGATCTGTTGGTGCGTGTCCTGGCCTGCGGCGTGTGCCGCACCGACCTGCACGTCACCGAGGGCGATCTGCCCGTTCATCGCCCGCGGGTCACGCCCGGCCACGAGGTGGTGGGCGAGGTCGTCGAAGTCGGTCCCGAGGCGGGCGCCGACTTCAAGGCGGGGGACCGGGTCGGGATCGCCTGGCTGCGCCACACCTGCGGGGAATGCAAGTACTGCCGGCGCGGCGACGAGAATTTGTGTCCGCACTCCCGCTACACCGGCTGGGACGCCGACGGAGGTTATGCCGAATTCACCACCGTGCCAGCGGATTTCGCGCATCATCTACCGGCCGGCTACAGCGACACCGAGCTGGCGCCGCTGTTGTGCGCCGGGATCATCGGTTATCGGTCGCTGCTACGCGCCGAGTTGCCGCCCGGTGGCCGGTTGGGGTTGTACGGGTTCGGCGGTAGCGCCCACATCACCGCGCAGGTCGCGCTGGCGCAGGGTGCCGAGGTGCATGTGATGACCCGCGGTGACGAAGCGCGGGAGCTGGCATTGGCGTTGGGCGCCGCCTCCGCGCAAGGTGCCGCCGATCCGCCGCCGGTGCCGCTGGACGCCGCGATCCTGTTCGCCCCGGTGGGGGAACTGGTGCTGCCCGCGCTGGCGGCTCTAGACCGCGGTGGCACCTTGTCGGTGGCCGGCATCCATCTGAGCGACATCCCCACGCTGAATTATCAGCGCCACCTGTTCCAGGAGCGGCAGCTGCGGTCCGTCACCTCGAACACCCGGGCCGACGCCCGCGCGTTTCTGGACTTCGCGGCGCATCACCACATCGAAGTCACGACGCCGGAATATCCGCTCGGGCAGGCAGATCAGGCGCTTGGCGATCTCAGTTCCGGCCGAATCGCCGGTGCCGCGGTGCTGCTGGTGTGA
- a CDS encoding membrane protein: MDVLAATEYLARSTTLTSVGVVGYIIIGALAGWIAGKIVKGGGSGILMNIVIGVVGALIGGFLLSFAFDTASGGWWFTFFTAILGSVILLWIVGLVQRR; encoded by the coding sequence ATGGACGTTCTGGCAGCTACCGAGTATCTAGCTCGCTCAACGACCCTGACCAGCGTCGGAGTCGTCGGGTACATCATCATCGGCGCCCTCGCGGGCTGGATCGCCGGCAAGATCGTCAAGGGTGGCGGATCGGGCATTCTGATGAACATCGTGATCGGTGTCGTCGGCGCGCTGATCGGCGGCTTCTTGCTGAGTTTCGCGTTCGACACCGCTTCGGGCGGCTGGTGGTTCACCTTCTTCACCGCGATCCTGGGATCGGTGATCCTGCTGTGGATTGTCGGGTTGGTGCAGCGCCGCTGA
- a CDS encoding hypothetical protein (frameshifted, deletion at around 3028494) produces the protein MPRPGTLRGRGARESALRWLTRVGAESLADRKPRQLSGGQAQRVAIARALAAEPQALLLDEPLTGLDVTAAAAIREVLRDVVVRSGIAVILITHDLLDVVTLADRVLVLEAGKVSEIGPAAEVLAAPRSNFGARIAGVNLVSGTLGTDGALRTPGGQVWHGIDNGVSPGQGGVAVFAPSTVSVFPEPPHGSPRNTVEVTVAGLETRGAAVLVRGADQPDGAPGLAASITAEAAAELQLTTGRRVWFSVKALEVALHPCRRR, from the coding sequence TTGCCGCGACCGGGCACGCTCCGGGGGCGCGGCGCCCGGGAATCCGCACTGCGCTGGCTGACCCGGGTGGGAGCCGAGTCGCTGGCCGATCGCAAGCCCCGGCAGCTGTCCGGTGGCCAGGCCCAGCGCGTCGCGATCGCGCGGGCGTTGGCGGCCGAACCACAGGCTCTGCTGCTCGACGAGCCGTTGACCGGCCTCGATGTGACGGCGGCCGCCGCAATCCGCGAGGTGTTGCGCGATGTGGTGGTCCGCAGCGGCATCGCGGTCATCTTGATCACCCACGACTTGCTCGACGTGGTCACCCTCGCCGATCGGGTGCTGGTGCTGGAGGCCGGCAAGGTCAGCGAGATCGGTCCGGCCGCCGAGGTGCTGGCGGCACCCAGGAGCAACTTCGGGGCCCGGATCGCGGGCGTGAACCTGGTCAGCGGAACGCTCGGAACCGACGGCGCCCTGCGCACCCCGGGAGGGCAGGTGTGGCACGGTATCGACAACGGCGTCAGCCCAGGTCAGGGCGGGGTAGCGGTGTTCGCGCCGTCGACGGTGTCGGTGTTCCCGGAACCGCCGCACGGCAGCCCGCGTAACACCGTCGAGGTGACGGTCGCCGGGCTGGAGACCCGCGGCGCCGCCGTCCTGGTCCGCGGGGCCGACCAACCCGACGGCGCTCCCGGCCTGGCCGCCAGCATCACCGCGGAGGCGGCGGCAGAATTGCAGCTCACGACCGGTAGGAGGGTGTGGTTCAGCGTCAAGGCGCTCGAGGTGGCGCTGCACCCTTGTCGCCGACGGTGA
- a CDS encoding hypothetical protein (frameshifted, deletion at around 3028494): MSDLQLRAVVADRCVDVDFAVAAGEVLAVLGPNGAGKSTALHVVAGLVRPHAGLVRLGDRVLTDTRAGVAVPTHDRRVGLLLQDPLLFPHLSVSGNVAFGPRSCRDRARSGGAAPGNPHCAG; encoded by the coding sequence ATGAGCGATCTGCAGCTGCGTGCTGTGGTGGCCGACCGGTGCGTCGACGTGGACTTCGCGGTGGCCGCGGGTGAGGTGCTGGCGGTGCTGGGCCCGAACGGGGCCGGCAAGTCCACCGCCCTGCACGTCGTCGCGGGATTGGTCCGACCCCATGCGGGGCTGGTGCGGTTGGGAGACCGGGTGCTCACCGACACGCGGGCCGGGGTGGCGGTGCCCACCCACGACCGCCGGGTCGGGCTGCTGCTGCAGGATCCGCTGCTCTTCCCGCACCTGAGCGTGTCCGGCAACGTCGCGTTCGGCCCGCGGAGTTGCCGCGACCGGGCACGCTCCGGGGGCGCGGCGCCCGGGAATCCGCACTGCGCTGGCTGA
- a CDS encoding hypothetical protein (frameshifted, insertion at around 3029328, deletion at around 3029430), which translates to MVIAQTFVSLPFLVISLEGAARTAGADYEVVAATLGARPTRIWWRVTLPLLMPGLASGAVLAFARSLGEFGATLTFAGSLQGVTRTLPLEIYLQRVNDTQAAVALSLVLVGVAAVVVLGLGARGLAGTDSR; encoded by the coding sequence GTGGTGATAGCGCAGACGTTCGTTTCGCTGCCGTTCCTGGTGATCTCGCTGGAGGGCGCCGCGCGCACGGCCGGCGCCGATTACGAGGTGGTGGCGGCGACGCTGGGGGCGCGGCCTACCCGGATCTGGTGGCGGGTCACGTTGCCGCTGCTGATGCCGGGGCTGGCGTCGGGGGCGGTGCTGGCGTTCGCCCGCTCGCTGGGCGAGTTCGGCGCCACGTTGACGTTTGCCGGCTCGTTGCAGGGAGTCACCCGCACTTTGCCGCTCGAGATCTACCTGCAGCGGGTCAATGACACGCAAGCCGCTGTGGCCCTGTCGCTTGTGCTGGTGGGGGTGGCGGCGGTGGTGGTGCTGGGGCTGGGTGCCCGCGGTCTGGCCGGGACGGACTCGAGGTAG
- a CDS encoding hypothetical protein (frameshifted, insertion at around 3030034): MVVCQRPVPCGAATARVEDATGTHLHPVSEELSVTDALNKVTSGQADAALVYLTDAQNAGAKVTTVKFPEAAGAVNVYPIATLKKAPQAALAQKFLALVTGDAGQQILREAGFVKP, translated from the coding sequence GTGGTCGTCTGCCAGCGTCCGGTGCCGTGCGGAGCCGCCACCGCCCGGGTCGAAGACGCCACCGGAACGCACCTGCATCCGGTCAGCGAGGAACTCAGCGTGACCGACGCGCTCAACAAGGTCACCAGCGGACAGGCCGATGCCGCCCTGGTGTACCTCACCGACGCTCAGAACGCGGGGGCGAAGGTGACGACCGTCAAGTTCCCGGAGGCCGCCGGCGCGGTGAACGTGTATCCCATCGCGACGCTGAAGAAGGCGCCGCAGGCCGCGCTGGCACAAAAATTCCTGGCCCTCGTCACCGGCGACGCCGGACAGCAGATCCTGCGCGAAGCCGGCTTCGTCAAACCCTGA